One region of Methanobacterium formicicum DSM 3637 genomic DNA includes:
- a CDS encoding nucleoside deaminase, with protein sequence MGIKHQKFMTEAMKEAEKSLNNGGIPIGAVLVKNGEIIGRGHNKRIQLGSSIFHAEMDCLENAGRMKSLDYQNCIIYTTLSPCAMCSGAIILYKIPMVVMGENENFKGQEQYLKDNGVKLLNLNLDSCKKILGTFIESNLKLWNEDIGI encoded by the coding sequence ATGGGGATTAAACACCAAAAATTCATGACCGAAGCTATGAAAGAGGCTGAAAAAAGTTTAAATAATGGGGGAATTCCTATTGGGGCTGTTCTGGTTAAAAATGGTGAAATAATAGGAAGGGGACATAATAAAAGGATTCAACTTGGCTCCAGCATTTTTCATGCTGAAATGGATTGTCTGGAAAACGCTGGCAGGATGAAATCATTAGATTACCAAAATTGTATAATTTACACTACTCTCTCACCCTGTGCCATGTGTTCAGGGGCAATAATACTATACAAAATCCCTATGGTGGTTATGGGAGAAAATGAAAACTTCAAGGGCCAGGAACAATATTTGAAGGATAACGGTGTGAAATTGTTAAACCTTAATTTGGATTCCTGTAAAAAGATATTGGGAACATTTATCGAAAGCAACCTTAAATTATGGAATGAAGATATTGGGATTTAA
- a CDS encoding gamma carbonic anhydrase family protein: protein MEIIIRTMIHPSVQIFQGVHTIGNVIIGKNSSLWYNAVIRGDIESITIGSFSNVQDNSVLHSSKDFPLKIGDYVSVGHAAVLHGCKVDDNCIIGMNSTLLNGSHIQKNSIVAAGSVVPGGKVFPEGHLIMGAPARAVRELGEEEIKDIKNTALRYLKLADQNK, encoded by the coding sequence ATGGAAATCATAATTAGGACTATGATTCATCCCAGTGTCCAGATTTTCCAGGGTGTTCACACCATTGGAAATGTTATTATAGGTAAGAATTCCTCCCTATGGTATAATGCAGTGATAAGGGGAGATATAGAAAGTATAACCATTGGCAGTTTTTCCAATGTGCAGGATAACTCTGTACTACACTCTTCAAAAGATTTCCCCCTGAAAATAGGAGATTATGTTTCAGTAGGCCATGCAGCTGTACTCCACGGTTGTAAGGTTGATGATAACTGTATTATTGGCATGAACTCCACTTTACTAAATGGTAGTCATATCCAAAAAAATAGTATAGTGGCTGCAGGATCTGTGGTTCCTGGAGGAAAGGTTTTCCCAGAAGGCCATCTGATAATGGGCGCCCCTGCCAGAGCAGTGCGCGAATTAGGTGAAGAGGAAATAAAAGATATAAAAAATACTGCTTTACGCTATTTAAAGCTTGCAGACCAAAATAAATAA
- a CDS encoding DUF523 and DUF1722 domain-containing protein, with product MFSREFPRPHLVSSKCIEFEPCRYNGLIIRSSLVEKLKKFVDFTPVCPEVGIGLGIPRDPIHLEKDPERIELIQPSTGYNFTDKMLEFADSFLKSVEGVDGFILKNKSPSCGVKAVKVYPKGEISRPWPDGIGLFAAAVFRCFPSTPVEDEGRLRNYHLRENFLTRIYTLADFRENVLYGNFGDLIEFHRKNKLLFSSYNQIQSKKLGRVVSDRKKTILTDLVEKYENHMKNMLLNDPLPSSNVNVLMHAFGYFSKDLSPQEKAFFLESLEKYRQGRLPLLLIQNLLKSWIIRFNNKYLKDQTFFEPYPEELMEITFI from the coding sequence TTGTTTTCAAGGGAGTTTCCACGGCCACATCTGGTTTCAAGTAAATGCATAGAATTTGAACCCTGCCGTTATAATGGTCTTATTATAAGAAGTAGCCTGGTAGAAAAACTTAAAAAATTCGTTGATTTTACTCCAGTATGTCCTGAGGTGGGAATTGGACTGGGAATACCCAGGGATCCCATTCACCTGGAAAAAGATCCAGAGAGAATAGAACTGATCCAACCGTCTACTGGCTACAATTTCACTGACAAAATGTTAGAATTTGCAGATTCATTTTTAAAGTCAGTTGAGGGGGTTGATGGTTTTATTTTAAAAAACAAATCCCCTTCATGTGGTGTAAAAGCAGTTAAAGTATATCCTAAAGGTGAAATATCAAGACCATGGCCTGATGGTATTGGATTATTTGCGGCAGCGGTTTTCAGATGTTTCCCTTCCACTCCAGTGGAAGATGAGGGTCGGTTGCGTAACTATCATCTGCGTGAAAATTTCCTCACCAGAATTTATACCCTGGCTGATTTCAGGGAAAATGTTTTATATGGCAATTTTGGTGATTTAATTGAGTTTCACCGAAAAAATAAGCTTTTATTTTCATCATACAACCAGATACAATCTAAAAAACTGGGAAGAGTTGTGTCCGATAGAAAGAAGACAATTTTAACTGATTTAGTTGAAAAATATGAAAATCATATGAAAAATATGCTTCTTAACGATCCCCTACCCTCATCCAATGTCAATGTTTTGATGCATGCGTTTGGCTATTTTTCCAAGGATCTCTCTCCTCAAGAGAAGGCATTTTTCCTGGAATCCCTTGAAAAATATCGCCAGGGACGGCTACCCCTATTATTAATCCAGAATTTACTCAAATCATGGATTATTCGCTTTAATAATAAATATCTAAAGGATCAAACTTTTTTTGAGCCGTATCCCGAGGAATTAATGGAAATAACCTTCATATAA
- a CDS encoding PadR family transcriptional regulator, producing MTLNRKFFLGFIRIHILHHASQEEIYGVQMMDELEKHGYDISPGTMYPILHSLENEGYLKSRKENVRGKIRRYYKITSKGKKILIQSRQKAAELTREVMN from the coding sequence ATGACTTTAAATCGGAAATTCTTTTTGGGGTTTATCAGGATACACATACTCCATCATGCAAGCCAAGAGGAAATTTATGGTGTGCAAATGATGGATGAATTGGAAAAACACGGCTATGATATTAGTCCGGGGACTATGTACCCCATATTGCATTCACTGGAGAATGAAGGTTATCTAAAAAGTAGAAAAGAAAATGTAAGAGGAAAAATCAGGAGATATTATAAGATAACTTCCAAAGGTAAAAAGATTCTTATTCAATCCCGGCAGAAGGCAGCTGAACTCACCCGTGAAGTTATGAACTAA
- a CDS encoding DUF5518 domain-containing protein, whose product MVKWGPVIVGFILAVILGNLFGIYVNQYWGVNLGLFIAGFIVGYWVHEGIIGGLWNATVAGAFGSIVLAILLIVGGTIFGGAAGLAAGVVTGFTIVIVSLIANIVFMGVGGAIGGMLSGSD is encoded by the coding sequence ATGGTGAAATGGGGACCTGTAATTGTGGGATTTATTTTAGCAGTCATCCTGGGTAATCTATTCGGGATTTACGTGAATCAGTACTGGGGTGTAAACCTGGGACTGTTCATTGCAGGATTCATAGTTGGATACTGGGTGCATGAAGGAATAATTGGAGGCCTGTGGAATGCTACAGTAGCTGGTGCATTCGGGTCCATAGTACTGGCAATTTTGCTGATTGTGGGTGGTACTATCTTTGGTGGTGCAGCCGGTCTTGCAGCCGGAGTAGTAACTGGTTTCACCATAGTAATAGTTTCTTTAATTGCCAACATAGTCTTTATGGGTGTTGGAGGAGCCATTGGTGGTATGCTCAGTGGCAGTGATTAA
- a CDS encoding ATP-binding protein: MYINMKKEFLRDIESTADIQIPQDPMERVIGHDEIIKFVKIAAKQRRNLLLVGPPGIGKSLIAQAISVHLAEPQEEITVVHNPERPERPFVEIKTRKERESEIKDLQRAEGDLVSPQEVPELVAERLGFRCPNCESYTNAYQSICPQCGADKYSHINARRKNLGDLLGMFEVNNGPVNIPQERVTTTRMNQGREEVVIYERADGDKIKILDQHALEKRREMVEEKPKNIIVPLDRKSFIQATGASETELLGDVRHDPYGGHPDLGTQPYERVVPGAVHEAHEGVLFIDEIVHLAPLQRYILSAMQDKVFPIVGRNPQSAGSSVKVADVPCDFIFVAACNIRDIQYILPPLRSRIQGEGYEILMRTTMPDTDENQAKIAQFVAQEIEMDGKIPHATKSAVEIIVEEAKKRASIIDDQKNALTLRLRDLGGLVRMAGDMAVMDGSTLIEDKHINFAVKNAISIEDQILERYQSFEQAMNNDLSSSQKMHSVRKGVPNDHVDRSYL, from the coding sequence ATGTACATAAACATGAAAAAAGAATTTTTAAGAGATATCGAGAGCACAGCAGATATTCAAATACCTCAAGATCCCATGGAAAGAGTAATTGGTCATGATGAAATTATAAAATTTGTTAAAATAGCTGCTAAACAACGTAGAAATCTCCTCCTGGTGGGTCCACCAGGTATAGGAAAATCTCTCATTGCTCAGGCTATCTCAGTTCACCTGGCCGAACCACAAGAAGAAATAACAGTTGTTCACAATCCTGAAAGGCCAGAAAGGCCTTTCGTAGAAATTAAAACCCGGAAAGAAAGAGAAAGTGAGATAAAGGATTTACAAAGAGCAGAAGGGGATCTGGTCTCTCCTCAAGAAGTTCCAGAACTGGTAGCAGAACGTCTAGGATTCCGTTGCCCTAACTGTGAAAGTTACACCAACGCCTATCAAAGTATATGCCCCCAATGTGGAGCAGACAAATATTCTCATATTAACGCCCGCAGAAAAAATTTAGGCGATCTTTTAGGAATGTTTGAGGTGAACAACGGACCGGTAAACATTCCCCAAGAGAGGGTTACCACCACCCGTATGAATCAGGGTAGGGAAGAAGTGGTGATTTATGAACGTGCCGATGGAGATAAAATCAAGATACTGGATCAGCACGCCCTTGAAAAAAGAAGGGAAATGGTTGAAGAAAAACCCAAAAACATCATTGTCCCCTTAGATCGTAAGAGTTTCATACAGGCTACCGGTGCCAGTGAAACAGAGTTACTGGGTGATGTACGTCATGATCCATATGGAGGACACCCTGATCTAGGAACACAACCATATGAGCGAGTTGTTCCGGGTGCGGTTCATGAAGCACATGAAGGGGTGCTTTTCATTGATGAAATCGTTCATTTAGCTCCCCTGCAGCGTTATATCTTAAGTGCCATGCAGGACAAGGTCTTTCCCATTGTGGGCAGAAATCCCCAGAGTGCAGGAAGCTCGGTGAAGGTAGCAGATGTTCCCTGTGACTTCATATTTGTAGCTGCCTGTAATATTCGGGATATTCAATACATATTACCCCCATTGCGTTCCCGTATCCAGGGAGAAGGATATGAAATATTGATGCGCACTACCATGCCGGATACTGATGAGAACCAGGCAAAAATAGCTCAGTTTGTGGCTCAGGAAATTGAAATGGACGGGAAGATACCCCATGCCACCAAAAGTGCCGTTGAAATAATTGTGGAAGAGGCTAAAAAAAGAGCCAGTATCATTGATGACCAGAAAAATGCATTAACTTTAAGACTTAGAGATCTGGGTGGTCTGGTACGAATGGCGGGAGATATGGCAGTTATGGATGGAAGTACTTTAATTGAGGATAAACACATAAACTTTGCAGTTAAAAATGCCATATCAATCGAAGACCAGATTCTGGAACGTTATCAATCCTTTGAACAGGCAATGAATAATGATCTTTCCAGTTCCCAGAAGATGCATTCGGTTAGAAAAGGTGTCCCCAACGACCATGTGGACCGTAGCTACCTTTAA
- the glmU gene encoding bifunctional sugar-1-phosphate nucleotidylyltransferase/acetyltransferase, translated as MRAVILTAGEGTRMRPLTLTRPKTMLPVGGKPLLEYNVEALRDAGIKDITMIVGYQMEAVMEHFKDGKTLGVNITYITQEERLGTAHAIGQVASIAKEDKDAIIVTNGDIILQNKLIKSLMDKYHNSHAQSILVLTEVDDPSSFGVVELEGDHIKDIVEKPKPGEAPSNLINAGIYLFDPSIFQAIEKTGKSERGEYEITDSLKIQIKEGKMVLGLVSQDKWIDVGRPWEFLELNEHYLEVSETQIDGEIEPGVTIHGPVIVKEGSIIRSGTYIMGPVYIGENCDIGPNTFLRKHTSIGNDVNVGNAVEIKNSIIMDGTNVNHLSYVGDSIIGANCNLAAGTNIANLRFDDGGVKVTVKGVRVNSGRRKMGVIFADGVKTGINSSFNPGVTIGLNSSVGSGAIIYRDIEDNKIVIHHQKQEMKDKK; from the coding sequence ATGAGGGCAGTTATACTTACCGCAGGTGAAGGGACCAGGATGCGACCCTTAACACTCACCCGGCCAAAAACAATGCTTCCTGTAGGGGGAAAACCTCTCCTGGAGTATAATGTAGAAGCATTACGGGATGCAGGGATAAAAGATATTACCATGATAGTGGGTTACCAGATGGAAGCTGTGATGGAACATTTTAAGGATGGAAAAACCCTGGGAGTTAACATCACCTACATAACCCAGGAAGAACGTCTGGGAACTGCCCACGCCATAGGACAGGTAGCGAGTATTGCAAAAGAAGATAAAGATGCCATCATCGTTACCAATGGAGACATAATCCTGCAAAATAAGTTGATTAAAAGCTTGATGGATAAATATCACAATTCACATGCACAATCCATTCTGGTTCTCACCGAAGTTGATGATCCTTCTTCCTTTGGAGTGGTAGAACTGGAAGGGGATCACATCAAGGATATCGTTGAAAAACCAAAACCTGGTGAGGCCCCCAGTAACCTTATAAACGCTGGAATTTACCTCTTTGACCCCAGTATTTTTCAGGCCATAGAAAAAACAGGAAAATCTGAACGAGGTGAATACGAAATAACCGATTCCCTTAAAATTCAGATCAAAGAGGGTAAAATGGTTTTAGGTCTGGTGTCCCAGGACAAATGGATCGATGTAGGACGTCCCTGGGAATTCCTGGAATTAAACGAACACTACTTAGAAGTATCCGAAACCCAGATTGATGGTGAAATTGAACCAGGTGTTACTATTCACGGTCCAGTAATAGTCAAAGAAGGAAGTATCATTCGTTCCGGAACTTACATCATGGGACCGGTTTACATTGGAGAAAACTGTGATATTGGCCCCAATACATTCCTGCGTAAACACACCTCAATTGGTAATGATGTTAACGTTGGAAACGCAGTTGAAATTAAAAATTCAATAATTATGGATGGAACAAATGTAAACCACCTCTCATATGTTGGAGACTCCATAATTGGGGCAAATTGTAACCTCGCCGCAGGAACCAACATTGCCAACCTACGTTTCGACGATGGTGGGGTGAAAGTAACAGTTAAAGGAGTAAGGGTCAACAGTGGCAGGCGTAAGATGGGAGTTATATTCGCTGATGGAGTTAAAACTGGTATTAATTCCAGTTTCAATCCCGGAGTGACCATTGGTTTAAATTCTTCAGTAGGATCTGGTGCCATAATCTATCGAGACATAGAGGACAATAAAATCGTTATACATCACCAAAAACAGGAAATGAAGGATAAAAAATAG
- the hisC gene encoding histidinol-phosphate transaminase produces the protein MVKIKNTVNELDPYVPGRSNADLARAYGLDPAKIIRMGSNENPMGPSPMAIKALEENLHTINTYPESNIDDLKDKIASYAGTSPEQIIVGGDGADEILDVLAKTLIEPGDEYIVHPPSYMYYEFTFNIHGAVPVYARWDIENNQLDLNSVLEAISPRTKVIFLCTPNNPSGGLIDKQDIRTILESTDALVVVDEAYWEFSGVNNLELLAEYDNLFILRTFSKVMGLAGMRIGYGICHQDFIQYMHRVKPVFSLIKLSYLAAVTTLDDPDYIEKSTQLSIQSRDYLYREMSKFPELKVYQSWANYILVDVRGTGMNSKEISEKLMKNGIIVRDCSSFRGLDEFWIRVSVATMEEDEQFINVLKSILQ, from the coding sequence ATGGTTAAAATAAAAAATACAGTTAATGAACTTGATCCATACGTTCCAGGCAGGTCAAATGCAGATTTGGCCCGTGCTTACGGTCTTGATCCTGCTAAAATAATTAGAATGGGATCCAATGAAAATCCAATGGGACCTTCCCCAATGGCAATTAAAGCTCTGGAAGAAAATCTTCACACAATTAACACCTACCCTGAATCAAATATTGATGATCTAAAGGACAAAATCGCCTCTTATGCCGGTACGAGTCCTGAGCAAATAATTGTAGGAGGAGATGGAGCTGATGAGATCCTGGATGTACTGGCTAAAACCCTCATTGAACCAGGTGATGAGTACATTGTCCATCCACCATCCTACATGTACTACGAGTTCACCTTCAACATACACGGGGCAGTTCCAGTTTACGCACGCTGGGATATCGAGAACAACCAGCTGGACCTTAACTCGGTACTGGAAGCAATTTCCCCCCGTACAAAGGTTATTTTCCTCTGTACACCCAACAATCCCTCCGGAGGGTTGATTGATAAACAGGATATTCGAACCATTCTAGAAAGCACTGATGCCCTGGTAGTGGTTGATGAGGCTTACTGGGAGTTTTCCGGTGTTAACAACCTGGAACTCCTGGCAGAATATGACAATCTATTCATCCTCCGAACTTTCTCCAAGGTAATGGGGCTAGCTGGTATGAGGATCGGCTATGGGATATGTCACCAAGATTTCATCCAGTACATGCACCGTGTTAAACCCGTTTTCAGTCTTATTAAACTTTCTTACCTGGCAGCAGTCACCACTTTAGATGATCCAGATTACATTGAAAAATCCACCCAGTTATCCATCCAGAGCAGAGATTATCTGTACAGGGAAATGTCCAAATTCCCAGAGTTGAAGGTTTATCAGTCCTGGGCAAATTATATCCTGGTGGATGTCCGTGGTACCGGAATGAATTCCAAAGAGATCTCTGAAAAACTCATGAAAAATGGTATAATAGTCAGGGACTGCAGTTCTTTCCGTGGTTTAGATGAATTCTGGATACGAGTTAGTGTAGCGACCATGGAAGAAGATGAACAGTTTATTAATGTTCTGAAGAGCATCTTACAGTGA
- the xerA gene encoding site-specific tyrosine recombinase/integron integrase, which translates to MNHYSNGNWKSSQGDPTEIKRFVGNASDYPQEKNFLEAFDIPEMIEDYLFELEIRNYSRNTIKTYRSIINNFHKFLMDEKELYDERQVLRGFKRYIRYLKREKNVSQNYIYLVTVVVKKFFEFGGIHLLEEVKTPKRTKSLPKSLNEEEVKSLINALDTQDPVDSSSTTSESLKLRNKLILALLYSSGLRVSELVTLQINHVDLEERTLRIRGKGEKDRIVLFDDTTKVMIEDFLEKRTSDSEYLFVNRSGNHLTPRYVQMMIKDYARVAGIKKKVTPHILRHSFATHLLKNGVDIRAIQQLLGHSNLSTTQIYTSVDMETLKNVYDRAKLH; encoded by the coding sequence ATGAACCATTATTCCAACGGAAACTGGAAATCATCCCAGGGGGATCCCACTGAAATCAAAAGATTCGTGGGAAATGCTTCTGATTACCCTCAGGAAAAAAACTTTTTGGAAGCCTTTGACATTCCTGAAATGATAGAAGACTATCTATTCGAACTGGAAATACGTAACTACTCCCGTAACACAATTAAAACATATAGATCAATAATAAACAATTTCCACAAGTTCTTAATGGATGAAAAAGAATTATATGATGAAAGACAGGTTTTAAGGGGCTTCAAACGTTACATACGTTACCTGAAGCGTGAAAAAAACGTCTCCCAGAATTACATTTACCTGGTCACTGTAGTGGTCAAAAAATTCTTTGAGTTTGGTGGAATACACCTCCTGGAAGAAGTTAAAACTCCAAAAAGAACCAAATCTCTTCCTAAATCTCTTAATGAAGAGGAGGTTAAAAGTCTTATCAACGCTTTAGATACTCAAGATCCAGTGGACTCCTCTTCAACCACATCTGAATCATTAAAGCTGAGAAACAAGTTAATACTGGCTTTATTATATTCTTCGGGATTAAGGGTATCGGAACTGGTCACACTTCAAATTAACCATGTGGACCTGGAAGAGCGAACCCTCAGGATCAGGGGAAAAGGAGAAAAAGACCGAATTGTCCTGTTTGACGATACCACCAAAGTGATGATTGAGGATTTCCTGGAGAAAAGAACCAGTGACAGTGAGTATCTTTTCGTGAATCGCTCTGGTAACCACTTAACACCTAGATATGTGCAGATGATGATCAAGGATTATGCACGGGTGGCAGGCATTAAAAAGAAGGTAACTCCGCATATATTGCGACACTCATTTGCCACTCACCTGCTCAAAAATGGTGTGGATATTCGAGCTATTCAACAGCTTTTAGGCCACTCTAACTTATCTACAACCCAAATTTATACCAGTGTGGATATGGAAACTCTTAAAAACGTTTATGACCGTGCTAAACTCCATTAA
- a CDS encoding DUF1284 domain-containing protein: MVKNQDDDGSEPLRIRAHHILCMQGFQGLGYSEEFTRNMTLITEKIQKNPSFFIKIIIEADSICEYCPNLSDGVCNLEMDSLKLISSMDSLVLKSLNLESGSVISSVQLKNLARSLSPKKVQKICGDCSWREDCLYFQEKCLN, translated from the coding sequence ATGGTAAAAAACCAGGATGATGACGGTTCTGAACCCTTAAGGATCAGAGCCCATCATATTCTCTGTATGCAGGGTTTTCAGGGACTTGGTTACAGTGAGGAATTCACCAGAAACATGACCCTGATAACAGAAAAAATCCAAAAAAACCCTTCTTTTTTTATTAAAATTATCATTGAAGCTGATTCTATCTGTGAATATTGTCCTAATCTTTCAGATGGGGTGTGTAACCTCGAAATGGACTCCCTTAAACTTATTAGTTCTATGGACTCATTGGTTCTTAAAAGTTTGAATCTGGAATCAGGATCTGTGATCTCCTCTGTGCAGCTTAAAAATTTAGCGAGAAGTTTATCTCCCAAAAAAGTTCAAAAAATATGCGGAGACTGTAGCTGGAGGGAGGATTGTCTTTATTTCCAGGAAAAATGTTTGAACTAA
- a CDS encoding tetratricopeptide repeat protein, giving the protein MPILLFGSRHLDLITGEKTTTIRKIWKNPLSQGDRLHCYWNLVSKERKKLFEAEVTDVEVVKFADLINNDELAREEGFNDASELEYEFRKMYPEHTSDESLFQVIRFFKLPMEEWEGAKIDEKSMITKRADILFDVGKFDKSVVCYNAALKIDPDDVYILNRKGDNLSRLGQFQEALKCYDQALKLEPDNEYLLNNKAIALLNSNRPEEALKTSDKALKINDKNLLVLYWRGFILEMLGRFQEALTCYDEILKLNPQDSEAWNAKGNLLSQIDQAEKALECYDRSLELCLEDESDSSTWNRKGNALMELNRFDEAVECYDKSLSLEPDNEIFLSNKGVAFMELNQFENAVLCFRKALILNPENEDAQILMDECLENL; this is encoded by the coding sequence ATACCGATCCTGCTATTTGGAAGTCGTCATTTAGACCTTATAACTGGGGAAAAAACCACCACCATCCGAAAGATATGGAAAAATCCATTATCCCAAGGAGATCGCCTGCACTGTTACTGGAATCTGGTCTCAAAAGAGCGAAAAAAACTCTTTGAAGCAGAAGTAACTGATGTAGAAGTGGTTAAGTTTGCTGATCTTATCAATAATGATGAACTGGCCCGTGAAGAAGGTTTTAATGATGCTTCAGAGTTAGAATATGAATTCAGGAAGATGTACCCAGAACACACCAGTGATGAGTCACTTTTCCAGGTCATAAGGTTCTTTAAACTTCCCATGGAGGAATGGGAAGGGGCTAAAATAGATGAAAAGTCCATGATCACCAAAAGGGCAGACATACTCTTTGATGTGGGGAAATTCGACAAATCAGTGGTATGTTACAACGCCGCTTTAAAAATCGATCCAGACGATGTTTACATCCTGAACCGTAAAGGAGATAACCTTTCACGCCTGGGACAATTCCAGGAAGCCTTGAAATGTTATGATCAGGCCCTGAAACTGGAGCCAGATAATGAATATCTGCTGAATAACAAAGCAATAGCGCTTTTAAACTCCAACAGACCAGAAGAAGCACTTAAAACCAGTGACAAGGCCCTGAAGATCAATGACAAAAACTTGTTGGTACTGTACTGGAGAGGTTTCATTCTGGAAATGCTGGGACGTTTCCAGGAAGCATTAACCTGCTATGATGAAATCTTAAAACTGAATCCACAGGATTCAGAAGCATGGAATGCCAAAGGAAACCTTTTATCCCAAATAGATCAGGCAGAAAAAGCTCTTGAATGTTATGATCGTTCCCTGGAGTTATGTCTGGAAGATGAATCTGATTCTTCCACATGGAATCGTAAAGGCAATGCACTCATGGAACTAAACCGGTTTGATGAGGCTGTGGAGTGTTATGATAAATCACTTTCATTAGAACCCGACAATGAGATATTTTTGAGTAACAAGGGAGTGGCATTCATGGAATTGAACCAGTTCGAGAATGCAGTGCTGTGTTTTAGAAAGGCCCTGATCTTGAATCCGGAAAATGAAGATGCACAGATTTTGATGGATGAATGTCTGGAAAATCTTTAA
- a CDS encoding biotin transporter BioY has translation MEISIDNYFQKRYSLFAWRSNTSVVNKVILAFFMACITGLMAQIIIPLPWTPVPVTAQTFAVLMAGVVLGRRWGGISQVMYLAVGLLGVPWFAGLTGGYAILLGATGGYFLGFILTAFVMGYVTDKYVQSRNFRPMLGLTFLVNFAFIYIPGLLGLGLWMYMVNGTFPTFLTLITMGLLPFIIGDMVKIGGVAALTKAITPKEEY, from the coding sequence ATGGAAATCAGCATTGATAATTATTTTCAGAAGAGATATTCACTTTTCGCCTGGCGTTCTAATACTTCTGTGGTAAACAAGGTGATCCTGGCATTTTTCATGGCCTGTATCACTGGACTAATGGCTCAAATAATAATACCACTTCCCTGGACTCCGGTACCTGTAACAGCGCAAACATTTGCTGTTTTGATGGCAGGGGTAGTTCTTGGCCGTAGGTGGGGTGGAATTAGCCAGGTAATGTATCTGGCAGTTGGATTACTGGGAGTACCCTGGTTTGCAGGACTCACTGGTGGTTATGCAATACTTTTAGGTGCTACCGGAGGATATTTCCTGGGTTTCATTCTAACGGCATTTGTAATGGGCTACGTTACTGATAAATATGTTCAGTCTCGAAATTTCCGCCCAATGTTAGGACTGACATTCCTGGTAAATTTTGCCTTTATCTACATCCCAGGTCTCCTGGGACTTGGATTATGGATGTATATGGTTAACGGAACATTCCCCACCTTCTTAACCCTGATAACCATGGGTCTTTTGCCATTTATTATTGGAGACATGGTGAAGATAGGTGGTGTAGCAGCCCTTACCAAGGCAATAACTCCCAAAGAAGAATATTAA